From a single Bradyrhizobium sediminis genomic region:
- a CDS encoding alpha/beta fold hydrolase — MLSGSTWLHAIRKWHWLFYLLFALGALAGVASWAYSPSLSPEMLTARYANDKSKFIDVAGVRAHVRDQGSPDGIPLVLIHGAGGSLHVWEGWVRELGSKARLISVDLPGHGLTGAWPRDEYTVEAYGDFIEALADALNLDRFVLAGHSLGGAVAWTFAATRPDRVSQIILIDAAGENREAPWPTRLARLLVVGDIGIYFKPEQWVRRKLSEAYADPAMVTAERVKRTAELQRFPGNREASLQRARTQEPLDPTPLRGLAVATLILWGAQDRWVPVADAFRFQNDIRAAKLEVFEKLGHDPMEEDPKATAAAVAAFLKPIPVRPAPIPPPADPPESIRPAGGNQVTSRKAANHVR; from the coding sequence ATGCTGAGTGGTTCAACATGGCTCCATGCCATTCGAAAGTGGCACTGGCTGTTCTATCTCCTGTTTGCGCTGGGCGCGCTAGCGGGCGTGGCGTCGTGGGCCTATTCGCCTTCGCTGTCGCCTGAGATGCTGACGGCGCGCTATGCCAATGACAAATCGAAGTTCATCGATGTCGCCGGCGTGCGCGCCCATGTGCGAGATCAGGGCAGTCCCGATGGCATTCCACTGGTGTTGATCCACGGCGCTGGCGGCTCGCTGCACGTATGGGAGGGCTGGGTGCGCGAGTTGGGATCGAAGGCGCGGCTGATCTCGGTCGACTTGCCGGGCCACGGCCTCACCGGTGCATGGCCGCGCGATGAGTACACTGTCGAGGCTTATGGAGATTTCATTGAGGCGCTGGCCGATGCGCTGAACCTCGATCGCTTCGTGCTGGCCGGACATTCGCTGGGTGGTGCCGTGGCCTGGACCTTCGCGGCGACGCGGCCGGACCGGGTGAGCCAGATAATCCTGATCGATGCGGCGGGCGAGAACCGCGAGGCGCCATGGCCGACCAGGCTCGCGCGCCTGCTGGTGGTGGGCGACATCGGCATCTACTTCAAGCCTGAGCAATGGGTGCGGCGCAAGCTTTCCGAGGCCTATGCCGATCCGGCGATGGTAACGGCCGAGCGTGTCAAGCGTACCGCCGAGCTGCAGCGCTTTCCAGGCAACCGCGAAGCCTCCCTGCAGCGCGCCCGCACCCAGGAGCCGCTCGATCCGACGCCGCTCAGGGGCCTCGCCGTAGCGACCCTTATCCTGTGGGGCGCGCAGGACCGATGGGTGCCGGTCGCCGACGCCTTCCGATTCCAGAACGACATTAGAGCCGCGAAGCTCGAGGTTTTCGAGAAGCTTGGCCACGATCCCATGGAGGAAGACCCGAAGGCCACCGCGGCCGCCGTTGCCGCCTTTCTGAAGCCGATCCCCGTCCGGCCTGCGCCAATTCCGCCACCCGCCGATCCACCGGAGAGCATTCGGCCCGCGGGTGGGAACCAGGTGACGAGCCGGAAGGCTGCCAACCACGTGCGCTGA
- a CDS encoding O-antigen ligase family protein has protein sequence MRNMQAATANSVKRGSRGALSGSDWYLALLAIVLLGYALMGKGFAYLGVPPLYVGEIAFLAGIVVFLRIGSFAGTLATLPAVSLIALMGWVLVRTLPFVGQYGIESLRDSVVVIYGCFAFFVIGLLLEDARRINALLRYYGIMLVSFPAIPVGFWLTKYWGDYIPRLYGPVPIVEIGASAVGTHLAGAMVFVLIGYRKVSFLWVFVWFTTLALVSATNRGATLAVIVPVTIAMLVLGRYRLLLITVGAALGIFAVLLALESTFGEYEEAKDSIERPVSAHQIVENAKSIIGQSGQQTEGTKQWRLNWWDIIVSDTIFGPNFWTGRGFGINLAAADGFAGTDYRRHDRPPTRSPHSAHMTLLARAGVPGAVLWALVLMSWFGLLIRAMLTARARRQGRWLELFLFIGCYAMAILINATFDVTLEGPMQGIWFWCLFGFGVGSVMVYRAQQSDGNGAAAR, from the coding sequence ATGCGCAATATGCAGGCAGCAACGGCCAATAGCGTGAAGAGAGGATCTCGGGGTGCGCTTTCCGGGAGCGACTGGTATCTCGCGCTGCTTGCGATCGTGTTGCTGGGCTATGCGCTGATGGGTAAGGGATTCGCCTATCTCGGCGTTCCGCCGCTCTACGTCGGCGAGATCGCCTTTCTCGCCGGCATCGTGGTCTTTCTCCGGATCGGCTCATTTGCCGGCACGCTCGCAACGCTGCCGGCTGTCTCCCTCATTGCGCTGATGGGCTGGGTCCTCGTGCGCACGCTTCCGTTCGTTGGCCAGTATGGGATCGAGTCCCTGCGCGACAGCGTCGTGGTGATCTACGGCTGCTTTGCCTTCTTCGTGATCGGATTACTGCTGGAAGATGCGCGCCGGATCAACGCGCTGCTTCGCTACTACGGGATCATGCTGGTGAGCTTCCCGGCTATTCCGGTAGGGTTCTGGCTCACCAAATACTGGGGGGACTATATCCCGCGACTATACGGTCCGGTGCCGATCGTGGAGATCGGGGCGAGCGCGGTCGGAACGCATCTCGCTGGCGCGATGGTGTTCGTCCTGATTGGCTACCGGAAGGTCTCTTTCCTCTGGGTTTTCGTCTGGTTCACGACGCTGGCTTTGGTCAGTGCGACCAATCGTGGCGCAACGCTTGCCGTTATCGTGCCAGTCACGATCGCGATGCTGGTGCTGGGACGGTACCGCCTGCTGCTCATCACCGTGGGGGCAGCGCTAGGCATATTCGCCGTGCTCCTCGCGCTGGAGTCGACCTTTGGGGAATACGAGGAGGCCAAGGATTCGATCGAGCGGCCGGTCAGCGCTCACCAGATCGTCGAAAATGCCAAGAGCATCATCGGACAATCCGGCCAGCAAACGGAAGGCACCAAGCAGTGGCGTCTGAACTGGTGGGATATCATCGTCAGCGATACCATATTTGGACCCAACTTCTGGACCGGCAGAGGATTCGGAATCAATCTCGCCGCCGCCGACGGCTTCGCCGGCACGGACTATCGGCGCCATGATCGCCCGCCAACGCGCAGCCCGCATAGCGCGCACATGACCCTGTTGGCACGCGCTGGGGTTCCGGGCGCGGTGCTGTGGGCGCTGGTCCTGATGTCATGGTTCGGCTTGCTGATAAGGGCGATGCTGACGGCCCGCGCGCGCCGTCAGGGGCGATGGCTCGAGCTGTTCTTGTTCATCGGCTGCTACGCGATGGCAATTCTCATCAACGCGACGTTCGACGTCACGCTCGAAGGCCCGATGCAGGGTATCTGGTTCTGGTGCCTGTTCGGCTTCGGCGTAGGATCGGTGATGGTCTATCGCGCTCAGCAGTCTGACGGAAATGGAGCCGCAGCGCGATGA
- a CDS encoding right-handed parallel beta-helix repeat-containing protein: MMAWTRSATARQAGIGTLAICSLSITAVAAVVGVDGSSCPLDAIAVEPGQSIQAAVDLSGEGAVFCLKKGIHRAQVVRPRAGQRFHGEGETVLNGSWRIDGFRREGRYWVAYGQLQRVPKHGECLPSAPVCDQPQAVFVDDEPLTRVPGRDALATNEVYIDYAGGRIYLADDPTNRKVEATIATFAFESDAPDVLIGNLTIEKYGSPAQKGAIHAREGVRWTIENCVVRLNSGAGISVGTGSRVRNCDIHHNGQIGIEGDGKDILIEGNRIWSNNIYGFDPEWEAGGAKIAESSGVTFRGNHVHDNNGAGLWCDIGCRNVVYEDNLVENNRHVGIFHEISFNAVIRRNVVRHNGSGRSWFWHADIIVAASQDVEVTGNIVTAGSGACGIMLIDQGRRSEEGAIYKTRNNVVHANEMTFEGAPCAGGASDTNPKDENFAIILNGNNRFDTNTYRARTTNGPARFVWGHDVTDWEGFRRKGLEQSGRLVLYDK, encoded by the coding sequence ATGATGGCGTGGACACGAAGCGCGACCGCGCGACAGGCGGGAATTGGCACGTTGGCGATCTGCAGCCTGTCGATTACCGCCGTCGCCGCCGTCGTAGGCGTCGATGGTTCGTCCTGTCCGCTCGATGCGATAGCCGTTGAGCCTGGCCAATCGATCCAGGCGGCGGTCGATCTCTCCGGCGAGGGCGCCGTGTTCTGCCTGAAGAAGGGAATTCACAGGGCGCAGGTCGTTCGGCCGCGGGCGGGCCAGCGCTTCCACGGGGAGGGCGAAACCGTTCTGAACGGTAGCTGGAGGATAGATGGCTTCAGGCGGGAGGGGCGCTATTGGGTAGCGTACGGCCAACTCCAGCGTGTCCCCAAACACGGCGAATGTCTGCCGAGCGCGCCCGTTTGCGACCAGCCCCAAGCGGTGTTCGTCGACGACGAGCCTCTGACCAGGGTACCAGGCAGGGATGCGCTTGCAACGAATGAAGTCTATATCGACTACGCAGGCGGCAGGATCTATCTCGCCGACGACCCGACGAACCGCAAGGTCGAGGCGACAATCGCCACATTCGCTTTCGAAAGCGATGCGCCCGATGTGTTAATCGGCAACCTCACCATCGAGAAGTATGGGAGCCCGGCGCAAAAAGGCGCGATCCATGCTCGGGAGGGTGTGCGATGGACGATCGAAAACTGCGTCGTGCGGCTCAACAGCGGTGCCGGGATCAGCGTCGGGACCGGATCGCGCGTGCGCAATTGCGACATTCATCACAATGGCCAGATCGGCATCGAAGGCGACGGCAAGGATATCCTCATCGAGGGCAACCGTATCTGGTCGAACAACATCTATGGCTTCGATCCGGAATGGGAAGCTGGCGGGGCCAAGATCGCCGAGAGCAGTGGCGTTACCTTCCGTGGCAATCATGTCCATGACAACAACGGTGCCGGCCTGTGGTGCGATATCGGATGTCGAAACGTCGTCTACGAGGACAACCTCGTGGAGAATAACCGGCATGTCGGTATCTTCCACGAGATTTCGTTCAACGCAGTGATCCGGAGGAATGTGGTACGGCATAATGGCAGTGGGAGAAGCTGGTTTTGGCATGCCGATATCATCGTTGCCGCATCGCAGGACGTGGAGGTGACCGGCAATATCGTGACCGCCGGGTCCGGGGCATGCGGGATCATGCTGATCGATCAGGGACGCCGCAGCGAGGAAGGCGCAATATACAAAACGCGCAACAACGTTGTTCACGCCAACGAAATGACATTCGAGGGGGCTCCTTGCGCAGGGGGCGCCTCTGACACCAATCCCAAAGACGAGAACTTTGCCATCATTCTCAATGGCAACAACCGGTTCGACACCAACACGTATCGAGCGCGGACCACAAACGGTCCGGCTCGCTTCGTTTGGGGGCACGACGTCACCGACTGGGAAGGATTCCGACGCAAGGGCCTCGAGCAGAGCGGCCGCCTGGTCTTGTACGACAAATGA
- a CDS encoding glycosyltransferase family 2 protein: MPKLSIGIPVFNGQDFLPALLDSLLAQTFRDFEILICDNASSDRTPQICCEYERRDSRIHYFCNSRNLGAIANFNRVFELSTAPLFKWAAHDDLYHEAYLDACVSLLEEDPDIVLAHTGTAFIDEKSEFLPFEQETGSFIDPKTGRRYWADVPGIGDTPVAISRFWQVLTRARWGTHMFGVVRREMLQQTSLLPNFAGSDRAMLAELALLGRFRSASEPLFLKRFHATVSWALDHEELKNFLSTDGQRYSRRLRQIRAFFGAPGGKPIGVASKLVCFMLVAAHSAKVVVQLAGQGDPRRAARGYGWPGARDPALRQRTPG; this comes from the coding sequence ATGCCTAAGCTCTCGATCGGCATCCCGGTGTTCAATGGACAGGACTTTCTGCCCGCGCTGCTCGACAGCTTGTTGGCGCAGACCTTCAGGGATTTCGAGATCCTCATCTGCGATAACGCTTCGAGCGATCGAACCCCGCAGATCTGCTGCGAATATGAGCGGCGCGATTCCCGCATCCACTATTTCTGCAATAGTCGGAACCTGGGGGCAATCGCAAATTTCAATCGGGTGTTCGAGCTCTCGACGGCGCCATTGTTCAAGTGGGCTGCTCACGATGATCTCTACCATGAGGCCTATCTGGACGCCTGCGTCAGCTTGCTCGAAGAAGATCCGGACATCGTTCTGGCCCACACCGGTACTGCCTTTATTGACGAGAAAAGCGAGTTCCTTCCCTTCGAACAGGAGACAGGAAGCTTCATCGATCCAAAGACCGGAAGGCGGTATTGGGCGGACGTCCCGGGCATAGGCGATACCCCTGTTGCCATCAGCCGATTTTGGCAAGTGCTCACGCGGGCGCGCTGGGGAACTCACATGTTTGGTGTTGTCCGGCGTGAAATGCTGCAGCAAACGTCCTTGCTGCCAAATTTCGCCGGCAGCGATCGTGCAATGCTGGCTGAACTGGCTCTGCTCGGCCGTTTTCGGAGCGCAAGCGAGCCACTGTTCCTGAAGCGTTTCCACGCCACCGTCTCCTGGGCTCTTGACCATGAGGAGTTGAAAAATTTTCTGAGTACGGATGGCCAGCGCTATTCGAGACGACTGCGTCAGATCAGGGCTTTCTTCGGCGCGCCAGGAGGCAAGCCGATCGGCGTGGCGAGCAAGTTGGTGTGCTTCATGCTGGTGGCCGCACATAGCGCCAAGGTCGTGGTCCAGCTCGCAGGCCAAGGTGATCCGCGCAGGGCGGCCCGTGGTTACGGGTGGCCGGGGGCGCGCGACCCGGCATTGCGCCAGAGGACACCCGGTTAG
- a CDS encoding lipopolysaccharide biosynthesis protein translates to MGARLLIQRASWTLIDQGVVSFGNFLLNVTLARTLSEEDYGEFALFLGAVFMLRTIDYSLVSYPLSVRLCVASGEERAGLLGNTILLAVALGLMLAVVMALGTRVLEVDNIVLPACLCYLCWQAQETSRRCLLADFRYRAAVAGDGIAYVGQAMLIALLAWLDAITLPVALYMMSATFGIGAMMHASKLRFGWPNFAESRRLARECFAVGKWSLVNYQLVLARVQLLPWMLAALAGTATTASLQAGLNIANMMNPIIFGIGNAVPQVAAHAYRSGGTIGASRAALGYVLFGLSPILLISAAGVLMPELLLRTVYGPSSPYLAAAAGLQLLMIAGVLDYVAEMISKTLLGVEAGRLASLVNVAAVGTAAVLAFVLIGPFGVFGACLALLVANLVRATGALIAIAWLIADERSRTLARSVAAVSAAPLDKVLGAPAEQ, encoded by the coding sequence ATGGGCGCTAGACTTCTCATCCAGAGAGCATCATGGACGCTCATCGACCAGGGCGTGGTGAGCTTCGGCAATTTCCTGCTCAACGTGACGCTCGCGCGCACGCTCAGCGAGGAGGATTACGGCGAATTCGCGCTCTTCCTGGGCGCCGTATTCATGCTGCGGACGATCGATTACTCCCTCGTCTCCTATCCGCTGTCGGTGCGCCTGTGTGTCGCAAGCGGCGAGGAGCGCGCCGGGCTGCTCGGGAACACGATTCTGCTCGCCGTGGCCCTTGGTCTCATGCTGGCCGTGGTCATGGCGCTTGGAACCAGGGTGCTGGAGGTCGACAATATCGTGTTGCCGGCGTGCCTCTGCTATTTGTGCTGGCAGGCACAGGAGACCTCGCGGCGATGTCTGCTTGCCGATTTTCGCTACCGTGCGGCGGTGGCCGGAGACGGTATCGCCTATGTCGGACAGGCCATGCTGATCGCGCTTCTGGCCTGGCTCGATGCCATCACGCTCCCGGTCGCGCTCTATATGATGTCGGCGACGTTTGGCATCGGCGCCATGATGCATGCGTCGAAGCTGCGGTTCGGCTGGCCGAATTTCGCCGAATCGCGGCGACTGGCCCGTGAATGTTTCGCGGTCGGAAAATGGTCTCTCGTCAATTACCAGCTGGTGCTGGCCCGCGTTCAGCTGCTGCCGTGGATGCTGGCGGCTCTTGCAGGCACTGCGACGACCGCCTCGCTCCAGGCTGGCCTGAACATCGCCAATATGATGAACCCGATCATCTTCGGGATCGGCAACGCCGTACCTCAGGTCGCTGCTCATGCGTACCGCAGTGGGGGCACGATCGGTGCGTCGCGCGCCGCCCTCGGCTATGTCCTCTTCGGTTTGAGTCCGATTCTACTGATTTCCGCCGCAGGCGTTCTGATGCCGGAGCTGCTTCTGCGGACGGTCTATGGTCCGTCGTCGCCTTACCTCGCCGCCGCTGCGGGCTTGCAGCTCCTCATGATCGCCGGCGTGCTCGACTATGTCGCGGAAATGATCAGCAAGACGCTGCTCGGCGTTGAGGCCGGCAGGCTCGCTTCTCTGGTCAATGTCGCGGCCGTCGGCACAGCAGCGGTGCTGGCCTTCGTGCTCATTGGTCCATTCGGCGTGTTCGGTGCGTGCCTCGCTCTCCTGGTCGCCAATCTGGTGCGGGCGACCGGCGCCCTGATCGCGATTGCCTGGCTGATCGCCGACGAACGATCCCGCACGCTGGCGCGGTCTGTGGCCGCCGTCAGTGCAGCCCCGCTCGACAAGGTCCTCGGTGCCCCCGCGGAACAATGA